One genomic region from Streptomyces venezuelae encodes:
- a CDS encoding SUKH-3 domain-containing protein has product MTPRMTPRMTAREVEAVLAGAGWVPGRDIGARLPALLGFVTDRFAAEGHPVEPFPAARDFVREFGGLRLEIPGTPADAVGFTPHWIYEDSAEDVAELAGNLGQRLFPVGYETFDGSMLLIDETGRFFLLHHTGPYFLGESAHEAVSCLLRGPQREARDHYR; this is encoded by the coding sequence GTGACGCCCCGCATGACGCCCCGCATGACCGCGCGGGAGGTCGAGGCCGTCCTCGCCGGGGCCGGCTGGGTCCCGGGCCGGGACATCGGCGCCCGGCTGCCCGCGCTGCTCGGGTTCGTGACCGACCGGTTCGCCGCGGAGGGCCATCCGGTCGAACCGTTCCCCGCCGCCCGGGACTTCGTCCGGGAGTTCGGCGGGCTGCGCCTGGAGATCCCCGGTACGCCCGCGGACGCCGTCGGCTTCACCCCGCACTGGATCTACGAGGACAGCGCCGAGGACGTCGCCGAGCTCGCCGGGAACCTCGGGCAGAGGCTCTTCCCCGTCGGGTACGAGACCTTCGACGGGTCCATGCTCCTCATCGACGAGACCGGGCGCTTCTTCCTCCTGCACCACACCGGTCCCTACTTCCTGGGGGAGAGCGCGCACGAGGCCGTCAGCTGTCTGCTGCGCGGGCCGCAGCGGGAGGCCCGGGACCACTACCGCTGA
- a CDS encoding winged helix DNA-binding domain-containing protein, with translation MASTTKHPVLSRRALNRATLDRQLLLRRAPLGVEDAVAHLLGLQAQNTKPPYYALAARLDGFRPEQLSDLMESRAVARIVTMRSTVHTHTAQDAVALRRLVQPGAIDRELAIFVARKGLDGVDLERLAALSRELVEERPRTPKQLREELLKEWPHADPQSLSLAARCLLPLVQVTPRGLWGRGGQVALTTTDVWFGDAVPKVSEATKGRKAASKEAGSAESAESAECAESVDRDAAVLRYLRAFGPASVKDMQTWCGLTRLGEAFERLRPRLLVFQDERGTELFDLPDAPRPDEDTPAPPRFLPEFDNLLLSHADRTRVVTPEIRSRTWQGNRAFSVFLLDGLLAGLWHLDEAKDGATTLTVEPFAPVTRAQRAELAAEAERTLRIMTPPGTSCDIVHQEPSEKPA, from the coding sequence ATGGCCTCCACGACGAAGCACCCGGTCCTCAGCCGCCGCGCCCTGAACCGCGCCACCCTCGACCGTCAGCTCCTCCTCCGCCGCGCCCCGCTCGGTGTCGAGGACGCCGTGGCCCATCTCCTCGGCCTCCAGGCGCAGAACACCAAGCCCCCGTACTACGCGCTCGCCGCCCGCCTCGACGGGTTCCGGCCCGAGCAGCTGTCCGACCTCATGGAGTCCCGCGCCGTCGCCCGCATCGTCACCATGCGCTCCACCGTCCACACCCACACGGCCCAGGACGCCGTCGCCCTGCGCCGGCTCGTGCAGCCGGGGGCCATCGACCGGGAGCTCGCCATCTTCGTCGCCCGCAAGGGCCTCGACGGTGTCGATCTGGAGCGGCTCGCCGCGCTCTCCCGCGAGCTCGTCGAGGAACGGCCCCGCACCCCCAAGCAGCTCCGCGAGGAGCTTCTCAAGGAGTGGCCCCACGCCGACCCGCAGTCCCTGTCCCTCGCCGCCCGCTGCCTCCTCCCGCTCGTCCAGGTCACCCCGCGCGGTCTGTGGGGGCGTGGTGGGCAGGTCGCCCTCACCACCACCGACGTGTGGTTCGGGGACGCGGTCCCGAAGGTGAGCGAGGCGACCAAGGGGAGGAAGGCAGCGAGCAAGGAGGCGGGAAGTGCGGAAAGTGCGGAGAGCGCGGAATGCGCGGAGAGCGTCGACCGTGACGCCGCCGTGCTGCGTTATCTCCGCGCCTTCGGGCCCGCCTCCGTCAAGGACATGCAGACCTGGTGCGGTCTGACCCGCCTCGGCGAGGCCTTCGAGCGCCTCCGGCCCCGGCTCCTCGTCTTCCAGGACGAGCGCGGCACCGAGCTCTTCGACCTCCCCGACGCGCCCCGCCCCGACGAGGACACCCCCGCCCCGCCCCGGTTCCTGCCCGAGTTCGACAACCTGCTCCTGTCGCACGCCGACCGCACCCGGGTCGTCACCCCCGAGATCCGCTCCCGCACCTGGCAGGGCAACCGTGCCTTCTCCGTCTTCCTCCTCGACGGCCTCCTCGCGGGGCTCTGGCACCTCGACGAGGCCAAGGACGGCGCCACCACCCTCACCGTCGAGCCCTTCGCGCCCGTGACGCGGGCCCAGCGCGCCGAGCTCGCCGCCGAGGCCGAGCGGACCCTCCGGATCATGACGCCGCCGGGCACCTCGTGCGACATCGTCCACCAGGAGCCGAGCGAGAAGCCCGCGTGA
- a CDS encoding magnesium and cobalt transport protein CorA: MPERRPRAAWRRHPEPEPEPASTPHSTDRPGVVQASLYRDGRRVSSPATLADTFRQLREHPDGMAWIGLQRPTEAELHSLAAEFDLHELAVEDALEAHQRPKLERYGDTLFVVLRAARYLDAQEEVEFGELHIFVGPDFLITVRHGAAPDLSTVRHRMEGNPDLLALGPEAVLYAILDAVVDGYAPVVAGVQNDIDEIETEVFGGDPAVSRRIYELSREMVEFQRATRPLVGMLHGLMAGFAKYGTDEELQRYLRDVADHVTHTSERVDGFRQALTDILTVNATLVTQQQNAEMRALAEAGFEQNEEIKKISAWAAILFAPTLVGTIYGMNFESMPELGWSLGYPFAVGLMGMVCVSLYVIFKRRDWL; encoded by the coding sequence GTGCCCGAACGTCGTCCCCGCGCGGCCTGGCGCCGCCATCCGGAACCGGAACCCGAGCCCGCGTCGACGCCGCACTCCACCGACCGGCCGGGCGTGGTGCAGGCGAGCCTCTACCGCGACGGCCGACGGGTCTCCTCCCCCGCCACGCTCGCGGACACGTTCCGTCAGCTGCGCGAGCACCCCGACGGCATGGCATGGATCGGCCTGCAACGCCCGACGGAGGCTGAACTCCACTCCCTGGCCGCGGAGTTCGACCTGCACGAGCTGGCGGTGGAGGACGCCCTGGAGGCCCACCAGCGCCCCAAGCTGGAGCGGTACGGCGACACCCTCTTCGTGGTCCTGCGCGCCGCCCGCTATCTCGACGCCCAGGAGGAGGTCGAGTTCGGCGAGCTCCACATCTTCGTGGGCCCGGACTTCCTGATCACGGTCCGCCACGGCGCGGCCCCGGACCTCTCCACGGTCCGCCACCGCATGGAGGGGAACCCGGACCTCCTCGCTCTCGGCCCGGAAGCGGTCCTGTACGCGATCCTCGACGCGGTGGTCGACGGCTACGCCCCGGTGGTGGCGGGCGTCCAGAACGACATCGACGAGATCGAGACGGAGGTCTTCGGCGGCGACCCGGCGGTCTCCCGCCGCATCTACGAACTCTCCCGGGAAATGGTCGAGTTCCAGCGCGCCACCCGCCCCTTGGTGGGCATGCTCCACGGCCTGATGGCGGGCTTCGCCAAGTACGGCACGGACGAGGAACTCCAGCGCTACCTCCGCGACGTCGCCGACCACGTCACCCACACCAGCGAACGCGTGGACGGCTTCCGTCAGGCCCTCACGGACATCCTCACGGTCAACGCGACCCTGGTCACCCAACAACAGAACGCCGAGATGCGCGCGTTGGCGGAAGCCGGCTTCGAGCAGAACGAGGAGATCAAGAAGATCTCAGCCTGGGCGGCCATTCTCTTTGCACCCACACTCGTTGGAACTATCTACGGTATGAACTTCGAGTCCATGCCTGAGTTGGGTTGGAGCCTCGGATACCCCTTCGCGGTCGGCTTGATGGGGATGGTCTGCGTCAGTTTGTACGTGATTTTCAAGCGACGGGATTGGCTCTAG
- a CDS encoding MFS transporter, whose product MSRPEVTEDATSGKPPEGPPEPSLWRHRDFVSYWLGESAARVGVQVSALVLPLLAVVELNATSSQAGLLNGAQFVPYLLFTLFAGVWVDRLRPRPFLIGTNLVRAVLLTLVPLLFWLDTLTLGVLYVAGFAMGLLAVLYDLSSSAYLPSLIGKDRLAEGNSRIQGSGSVARIAGPGLGGVLVQLASLPVTMVVGAAIHLLSALALVAVRTREDRPATAGKPMLREIAGSLRFVARNPYLRVSAFRAGFNNLFFMAMQTLLPLFVVRELGRPSGTLGLVLATGAVGSLIGAVLAVKVARRHGPGRAIVVGFGLGSLSQALVPLAGGPTALVLAVLLGSFLLGGIGTTIGNIHLSTLTQTVTPSRMLGRTNAALRFLTWGTMPVGALMGGWLGDLIGLRAALLVTAVGFTISLLLVAFSPVGRLKELPPEAEWTE is encoded by the coding sequence GTGAGCCGGCCGGAGGTGACGGAGGACGCCACTTCCGGGAAGCCTCCCGAGGGCCCTCCCGAGCCGAGCCTGTGGCGACACCGAGACTTCGTCTCCTACTGGTTGGGGGAGAGCGCGGCGCGGGTCGGCGTCCAGGTGAGCGCGCTGGTTTTGCCGCTGCTCGCCGTCGTCGAACTGAATGCGACCTCCTCCCAGGCGGGCCTTCTCAACGGTGCCCAGTTCGTGCCGTACCTGCTGTTCACGCTGTTCGCCGGGGTGTGGGTGGACCGGCTGAGGCCACGGCCCTTCCTGATCGGCACCAACCTCGTGCGGGCGGTCCTGCTGACGCTCGTGCCCCTGCTCTTCTGGCTCGATACGCTCACGCTCGGTGTCCTGTACGTCGCGGGCTTCGCGATGGGTCTCCTCGCCGTCCTCTACGACCTGTCCTCCTCCGCCTACCTCCCCTCGCTCATCGGCAAGGACCGACTCGCCGAAGGCAACAGCCGGATCCAGGGCAGCGGTTCGGTGGCCCGCATCGCGGGTCCGGGCCTCGGTGGGGTACTGGTCCAGCTGGCCTCGTTGCCGGTCACGATGGTCGTGGGGGCCGCGATCCACCTGCTCTCCGCGCTCGCGCTGGTCGCCGTGCGGACACGCGAGGACCGGCCGGCCACCGCCGGAAAACCGATGCTGAGGGAGATCGCGGGCTCACTGCGGTTCGTCGCCCGAAACCCCTACCTGCGAGTCTCGGCCTTCCGGGCGGGCTTCAACAACCTGTTCTTCATGGCCATGCAGACCTTGTTGCCCCTCTTCGTCGTCCGGGAACTCGGCCGGCCCAGCGGCACGTTGGGGCTGGTGCTGGCCACAGGGGCAGTCGGCTCCCTGATCGGCGCGGTCCTTGCAGTCAAGGTGGCGCGCCGCCATGGGCCGGGACGCGCCATCGTCGTCGGCTTCGGTCTCGGCTCGCTCTCCCAGGCACTCGTCCCACTGGCGGGTGGGCCCACCGCGCTCGTCCTCGCCGTGCTGCTGGGTTCCTTCCTGCTGGGCGGTATCGGCACCACCATCGGCAACATCCACCTCTCCACCCTCACCCAGACCGTCACCCCTTCCCGAATGCTCGGCCGCACCAACGCGGCTCTGCGCTTCCTCACCTGGGGGACCATGCCCGTGGGCGCACTGATGGGTGGCTGGCTCGGTGACCTGATCGGCCTGCGCGCGGCTCTCCTTGTCACCGCGGTGGGCTTCACGATCTCCCTGCTCCTGGTGGCCTTCTCGCCGGTGGGCAGGCTCAAGGAGCTCCCCCCGGAGGCCGAGTGGACGGAGTGA
- a CDS encoding ATP-grasp domain-containing protein, whose amino-acid sequence MTGPVTGVVVDAYTTGNLLPAAFAAHGVRLVHVQAGRTVSTALPGPDLARFAENIVHDGVATLARLRALAPGFVIAGQDSGVALADRLSEELGLPTNGTALSAARWDKYVMGERLRARGLHCARQFRSADPADLIRWRKESGPDADQPVVVKPVASAGTDRVRVCRTEAEIEAAAATVLAGPDVYGRPPAEVLVQSYLEGTEYIVDTVSRDGAHFFCGVWRYHKRLVAGRPVYDRDTLLAPDEEPVPALLDYVGTVLDALGIRHGSAHAEVIVTPRGPALVEIGARMNGNMNPGLHRLCLGHDQAALTALAYLAPEEFHARWAARVYRRLRPAVVCNTATERSGVVTRVDTETIRRIEGLPSVHAVAPKLAPGDRMRPTTDLLSSPLRVFLTHEDSAVLDRDVRTVRALADRVYEIGDVAGVGGVA is encoded by the coding sequence ATGACCGGGCCGGTCACCGGAGTCGTCGTGGACGCGTACACCACCGGCAACCTGCTGCCCGCGGCCTTCGCGGCCCACGGAGTGCGGCTGGTACACGTCCAGGCCGGAAGGACGGTCTCCACCGCGCTGCCCGGCCCGGACCTGGCCCGCTTCGCCGAGAACATCGTCCACGACGGGGTTGCCACCCTGGCACGCCTCCGTGCCCTCGCGCCCGGATTCGTCATCGCCGGTCAGGACTCCGGCGTGGCCCTCGCCGACCGGCTCAGCGAAGAACTCGGTCTGCCGACCAACGGAACCGCGCTTTCCGCTGCTCGTTGGGACAAGTACGTCATGGGGGAGCGGCTGCGAGCCCGCGGGCTGCACTGCGCCCGCCAGTTCCGCTCCGCCGACCCCGCCGACCTGATCCGCTGGCGCAAGGAATCAGGTCCGGACGCCGATCAGCCGGTGGTCGTCAAGCCGGTCGCGTCCGCCGGCACCGACCGGGTGCGCGTCTGCCGGACCGAAGCCGAGATCGAGGCCGCGGCGGCCACCGTCCTCGCCGGCCCGGACGTCTACGGGCGGCCCCCCGCCGAGGTCCTCGTCCAGTCCTACCTGGAGGGCACGGAGTACATCGTGGACACCGTCAGTCGCGACGGTGCCCACTTCTTCTGCGGGGTGTGGCGCTACCACAAGCGCCTGGTGGCCGGTCGCCCGGTCTACGACCGGGACACGCTGCTGGCCCCGGACGAGGAGCCGGTGCCTGCGCTCCTCGACTACGTCGGCACCGTCCTCGACGCGCTGGGGATCCGGCACGGCTCCGCACACGCGGAGGTCATCGTCACCCCGCGGGGCCCCGCTCTGGTGGAGATCGGGGCCCGGATGAACGGCAACATGAACCCAGGACTGCACCGGCTCTGCCTCGGCCACGACCAGGCCGCGCTCACGGCGCTGGCCTACCTCGCCCCCGAGGAGTTCCACGCGCGTTGGGCAGCCCGGGTCTACCGGCGACTCCGTCCCGCCGTGGTCTGCAACACGGCCACCGAACGATCCGGCGTCGTCACGCGGGTGGACACCGAGACCATACGCCGGATCGAGGGCCTCCCCTCGGTCCACGCGGTCGCCCCGAAGCTCGCTCCGGGGGACCGGATGCGCCCCACCACCGACCTGCTCTCCAGCCCACTGCGGGTCTTCCTCACTCACGAGGACAGCGCGGTCCTCGACAGGGACGTGCGGACCGTCCGCGCACTCGCCGACCGGGTGTACGAGATCGGTGACGTGGCCGGTGTCGGAGGGGTCGCGTGA